One segment of Setaria viridis chromosome 4, Setaria_viridis_v4.0, whole genome shotgun sequence DNA contains the following:
- the LOC117853203 gene encoding MADS-box transcription factor 55: MAREIRRIENAAARQVTFSKRRRGLFKKAEELAVLCDADVALIVFSATGKLSQFASSSMNDIIDKYSTHSKNLGKSNQQPPIDLNVEQSKYSGLNEQLAEASRGLRQMRGEELEGLSVDELHQMERKLEAGLHRVLSTKDQLFMEQINELQQKGAQLEGENMRLKKQVPQVPTAGTAVVAADTENVLTEDGQSSESVMTALHSGSSNDNDDGSDISLKLSLP; encoded by the exons ATGGCGCGGGAGATACGGCGGATAGagaacgcggcggcgcggcaggtgaccttctccaagcgccgccgcgggCTGTTCAAGAAGGCGGAGGAGCTGGCGGTGCTATGCGACGCCGACGTCGCGCTCATCGTCTTCTCCGCCACCGGCAAGCTCTCGCAGTTCGCGAGCTCCAG TATGAATGATATCATTGACAAGTACAGTACACATTCTAAGAATCTGGGGAAATCAAATCAGCAGCCTCCTATCGATTTGAAT GTAGAGCAGAGCAAGTACAGTGGTTTGAATGAACAACTCGCAGAAGCAAGTCGTGGACTTAG ACAGATGAGAGGTGAGGAGCTTGAGGGATTGAGTGTAGATGAACTGCatcaaatggaaaggaaacttgAAGCAGGACTGCATAGAGTGCTTAGTACAAAG GACCAATTATTCATGGAACAAATCAACGAATTACAGCAAAAG GGTGCACAGCTGGAAGGTGAGAACATGCGTCTGAAAAAACAG GTGCCTCAGGTGCCAACGGCTGGCACAGCGGTAGTTGCTGCTGATACAGAAAATGTCCTCACTGAAGATGGGCAATCATCTGAATCTGTGATGACTGCATTGCATTCAGGAAGCTCAAATGACAACGATGATGGTTCTGATATATCCTTGAAACTATC GTTGCCTTGA